The Flavobacterium psychrophilum genome includes a region encoding these proteins:
- a CDS encoding acetyltransferase, which produces MVIKEVNGKYPQIPEDCFVAENATIVGDVSFGAQCSVWFNAVIRGDVHYIKIGNKVNIQDGAVIHATYLKHPTTIGNNVSIGHNAIVHGCTIKDNVLIGMGAIVMDNCVIESNSIIAAGAVVTQNTVVESGVIYAGVPAKKVKDINASDFAGEIERISNNYVMYSSWFEKDQKD; this is translated from the coding sequence ATGGTAATTAAAGAAGTAAACGGAAAATACCCTCAAATACCTGAAGATTGCTTTGTAGCAGAGAATGCAACTATTGTTGGAGATGTAAGCTTTGGTGCGCAGTGCAGCGTTTGGTTTAACGCTGTTATTAGGGGAGATGTGCATTATATTAAAATAGGCAATAAGGTTAATATACAGGATGGTGCTGTAATACATGCTACCTATTTAAAGCATCCAACAACAATTGGCAATAACGTTTCAATTGGGCATAATGCAATTGTTCACGGCTGCACAATTAAAGATAATGTGCTTATTGGTATGGGAGCAATAGTTATGGACAACTGTGTTATAGAAAGTAATTCCATTATTGCGGCAGGTGCGGTTGTTACTCAGAATACGGTTGTAGAATCGGGGGTAATATATGCAGGCGTACCTGCTAAGAAAGTTAAAGATATAAATGCCTCTGATTTTGCCGGCGAAATAGAAAGAATATCTAACAATTATGTTATGTATTCTTCTTGGTTTGAAAAAGATCAAAAAGACTAA
- a CDS encoding glutamate racemase: MDKNKNPIGLFDSGIGGTSIWKEIHSLLPNENTIYLADSKNAPYGQKTKEEIVNLSFKNTEYLLENNAKIIVVACNTATTNAIKELREKYDVPFIGIEPAIKPAAIHSKTKNIGILATKGTLSSELFYKTVANLKDINVIEQVGFNLVKLIEEGKLESDEIKELLKEYLEPMIEGNIDHLVLGCSHYPYLVPQIKEILPESVKIIDSGEAVAKQTKIVLKEHNLLNPEVHDGIYEFYVNSDPTVLKSILKDNYTVDQKDF; encoded by the coding sequence ATGGATAAAAACAAAAACCCTATAGGACTATTTGATTCCGGTATTGGCGGAACATCTATATGGAAAGAAATACACAGCCTGCTGCCAAACGAAAATACCATATACCTCGCAGACAGTAAAAATGCTCCTTACGGACAAAAAACAAAAGAAGAGATTGTAAATTTGAGTTTCAAGAACACCGAATACCTTCTTGAAAACAATGCCAAAATAATAGTTGTTGCCTGCAATACTGCGACTACAAATGCTATAAAAGAATTAAGGGAAAAATACGATGTGCCCTTTATCGGAATAGAGCCTGCAATTAAGCCCGCTGCAATACACAGCAAGACGAAGAATATAGGCATCCTGGCGACGAAAGGGACGCTTTCCAGCGAACTTTTCTACAAAACCGTAGCAAACCTTAAAGACATCAATGTAATTGAACAGGTAGGCTTTAATTTAGTTAAGCTTATAGAAGAAGGTAAACTTGAATCTGATGAGATTAAAGAACTTCTTAAAGAATATCTAGAACCTATGATAGAAGGCAATATAGACCACCTGGTACTCGGTTGCAGTCATTATCCTTACCTTGTTCCTCAAATAAAAGAAATACTCCCTGAGAGCGTTAAAATCATTGATTCTGGAGAGGCGGTTGCCAAGCAGACGAAAATTGTATTAAAAGAACACAATCTGCTTAATCCGGAAGTCCACGACGGTATATATGAATTCTATGTAAATTCAGACCCGACAGTACTTAAGTCCATACTTAAAGATAATTATACCGTAGATCAAAAAGACTTTTAG
- a CDS encoding UDP pyrophosphate synthase: MDQTITINKDNLPKHLAIIMDGNGRWAKKQGLLRAIGHENGTKAVKQTVESCAKLGIENLTLYAFSTENWKRPKLEVDALMNILVNSLRKELPTLINNSIRLNTIGNIDLLPSKARKQLLEVIEQTKNNSRMTLTLALSYGSREELISAFKKITEKINTNQLTVADISESTINEHLYTYDLPDVDLVIRTSGEHRISNFLLWQIAYAELYFTDILWPDFREKDLHDAIISYQKRERRFGKTSEQVK, encoded by the coding sequence ATGGATCAGACAATTACCATAAATAAAGATAACCTGCCCAAACACCTTGCCATAATTATGGACGGTAACGGCCGTTGGGCAAAAAAACAAGGATTGCTACGCGCAATAGGCCACGAAAATGGCACTAAAGCCGTTAAGCAAACGGTAGAATCATGTGCTAAACTGGGCATTGAAAATCTTACCCTTTATGCTTTCTCTACAGAAAACTGGAAGAGACCCAAACTTGAGGTAGATGCATTGATGAATATCCTTGTAAACTCCCTTAGAAAAGAACTGCCTACACTTATAAACAACAGCATAAGGCTAAACACCATTGGAAATATAGACCTGCTTCCATCTAAAGCACGCAAACAGCTGCTTGAAGTTATAGAACAGACTAAAAATAACAGCAGGATGACCCTCACCCTGGCACTTAGCTACGGATCAAGGGAAGAACTTATTTCTGCCTTCAAAAAAATAACCGAAAAAATAAATACCAACCAGCTAACAGTAGCCGATATAAGCGAAAGCACTATAAACGAGCATCTGTACACTTACGACCTGCCCGATGTAGACCTTGTTATAAGGACCAGCGGAGAGCACCGTATAAGCAACTTCCTGCTTTGGCAGATAGCTTATGCAGAGTTGTATTTTACAGATATTTTATGGCCTGATTTCAGGGAAAAAGACTTACATGACGCAATTATCAGTTATCAAAAAAGAGAACGTAGATTTGGAAAGACCAGTGAACAAGTTAAATAA
- a CDS encoding inorganic polyphosphate kinase produces MNRILFVFVLLSLSLSSTAQIHELGIFAGGANYIGDVGPTDYISPNNLALGVVYKWNKSPRHSWRASFTYGKITSDDADSDMSARQQRGYEFENSVKELSLGLEFNFFDFNLHEDELKITPYVYGGLSYFWSDELYIQNGETRRGDSKGNVAIPMTVGIKSNLFPNFVLGFEVGARYTFTDNLDGSNHKDYQPLAFGNLNSDDWYVFTGFTLTYTFGNKPCYCAN; encoded by the coding sequence ATGAACAGGATCTTATTTGTTTTTGTATTACTCTCTTTATCGCTTAGCAGTACTGCCCAGATACACGAACTGGGAATATTTGCAGGCGGCGCTAATTATATAGGTGATGTAGGCCCAACGGACTATATTTCGCCTAACAATCTGGCATTGGGAGTTGTATACAAATGGAACAAAAGCCCCCGCCATTCGTGGAGAGCTTCGTTCACGTACGGCAAAATCACTTCTGATGATGCCGATTCTGACATGAGTGCAAGGCAGCAAAGGGGCTACGAGTTTGAAAATAGCGTAAAAGAGTTATCTTTAGGCCTTGAATTTAATTTTTTCGATTTTAACCTTCACGAAGATGAGCTTAAAATTACCCCCTATGTATATGGTGGGCTAAGCTATTTTTGGTCTGACGAATTGTATATACAAAACGGCGAGACAAGAAGGGGCGACTCTAAAGGAAACGTAGCAATACCAATGACTGTGGGCATAAAAAGCAACCTTTTCCCGAATTTTGTACTTGGCTTTGAAGTTGGTGCACGATATACATTTACCGATAATCTTGACGGAAGCAACCATAAAGATTATCAGCCATTGGCATTTGGAAACCTTAACAGCGATGACTGGTATGTATTTACCGGTTTTACCTTAACCTACACCTTTGGCAACAAACCGTGCTATTGCGCAAATTAA